A region from the Polaribacter sp. Hel1_33_78 genome encodes:
- a CDS encoding HesA/MoeB/ThiF family protein: protein MTLSEIGEVGQQKLQNASVLVVGCGGLGSPIAVYLASSGIGKIHLIDFDTVDVTNLHRQIFYALEDVGKPKVEVLADFIRKRAPFTEVSFTNKPITKKNVFELISEVDIVVDGTDSLTIKYLLNDACVIKKKPLVYGSLYKFDGYVATFNVLQKDGSYSSNLRDAFPEMATDIPNCEEAGTLNSIVGTIATQQVNEILKLITGIGKPLLNELLIYNSLQNTQLKMKLKPTVLKDKIAKIFKIHTYLDAACSVQNPEWQIAPKDLKEKLEDENLELIAVLNNLELPFEVHQTIHINNFDPEKIDIDFDKTYVMVCQRGFNSYKATEKMKAKYPNLEVLNLTGGLSRYK from the coding sequence ATGACCTTATCAGAAATTGGTGAGGTAGGGCAGCAGAAATTACAAAATGCCTCAGTCTTGGTAGTTGGTTGTGGAGGTTTAGGAAGTCCTATTGCAGTTTATTTGGCGTCAAGTGGTATTGGAAAAATTCACTTAATCGATTTTGATACTGTTGACGTCACGAATTTACACAGACAGATTTTTTATGCTTTAGAGGATGTTGGGAAACCAAAAGTTGAGGTTTTAGCCGATTTTATAAGAAAAAGAGCGCCTTTTACCGAGGTCAGTTTTACAAATAAACCGATCACAAAAAAGAACGTTTTTGAGTTGATTTCTGAAGTTGACATTGTGGTTGATGGCACTGATTCGTTAACAATAAAATACTTACTAAACGATGCTTGCGTTATTAAAAAGAAACCATTGGTGTATGGCTCTTTGTACAAGTTTGATGGTTATGTGGCGACATTTAATGTGTTACAAAAAGACGGAAGTTACTCTTCAAATTTAAGAGATGCTTTTCCGGAAATGGCAACAGATATCCCGAATTGTGAAGAAGCAGGAACGTTAAATTCTATAGTAGGAACGATTGCCACTCAGCAAGTAAATGAAATTTTAAAACTTATTACAGGAATAGGAAAACCCTTGCTGAATGAACTGTTAATTTACAACTCGTTACAAAATACACAGTTAAAAATGAAATTAAAACCAACAGTTTTAAAAGATAAAATTGCAAAAATTTTTAAAATTCATACCTATTTAGATGCTGCCTGTTCAGTTCAAAATCCTGAGTGGCAAATAGCACCAAAAGACTTAAAAGAAAAGTTAGAAGATGAAAATTTAGAATTAATCGCAGTTTTAAATAATTTAGAATTGCCTTTTGAAGTTCATCAAACAATTCATATCAATAATTTTGATCCGGAAAAAATAGATATTGATTTTGATAAAACATATGTAATGGTTTGTCAAAGAGGGTTTAATAGTTACAAAGCCACCGAGAAAATGAAGGCTAAATATCCAAATTTAGAAGTTCTTAATTTAACTGGTGGACTTTCTAGATACAAATAA
- a CDS encoding NTP transferase domain-containing protein: MIKHKKHTNLARRYNDNFAPNEISFLGTNCGNISDLVTKISRKLSKYKLAYFDASHAKDVEENSLSEFVFHHEGNVQITTSGNLNKFEQRLQFAQYDYVFINGNHYQGAKQILILDEAKEASVLKRLDQLDSIQFVVKLTKETKYFSFLEEKYPQIKDLICYTIDDVDMISQHINNLIEGKIAPVKGLVLAGGKSTRMGQDKSELDYFGKPQKVFAKELLENNNLETFYSVQDSSENNQEISDKFYNLGPFGGICSAFQKDPNAAWFVLATDVPFIDAKIIQLLLKHRNSSKVATAIKGESNQFVEPLVTIYEPKAYPILMQYLAQGYSCPRKMLINSDVEIVEVDNDFIRNINTPEEYKSAKKEIRN, encoded by the coding sequence ATGATTAAACACAAGAAGCATACAAACTTAGCAAGGAGATATAATGATAATTTTGCTCCAAATGAAATTTCATTTTTGGGAACAAATTGTGGTAATATTTCTGATTTAGTTACTAAAATTTCACGGAAATTATCGAAGTATAAATTAGCATATTTCGATGCTTCTCACGCAAAAGATGTTGAAGAAAATAGCTTATCAGAATTCGTTTTTCATCACGAAGGAAATGTACAAATAACAACTTCTGGAAACCTAAATAAGTTTGAACAGCGTCTGCAATTTGCGCAGTATGATTACGTTTTTATAAACGGAAATCATTATCAAGGGGCAAAACAAATTTTAATCTTAGATGAAGCTAAAGAGGCTTCTGTTTTAAAAAGATTAGACCAATTAGACAGTATTCAGTTTGTTGTAAAGTTGACAAAAGAAACCAAATATTTTAGTTTTTTAGAAGAAAAATATCCACAAATAAAAGATCTTATTTGCTACACAATAGATGACGTTGATATGATTTCACAGCATATTAACAATCTTATTGAAGGAAAAATTGCCCCAGTAAAAGGGTTGGTTTTAGCTGGAGGAAAAAGCACCAGAATGGGTCAAGATAAATCTGAATTGGATTATTTTGGTAAACCTCAAAAAGTGTTTGCGAAAGAATTGTTAGAAAATAATAATTTGGAAACCTTTTATTCTGTCCAGGATTCGTCAGAAAATAATCAAGAAATTTCTGACAAATTTTATAATTTAGGTCCTTTTGGCGGAATCTGTTCTGCATTTCAAAAAGATCCAAATGCGGCTTGGTTTGTTTTAGCAACAGATGTCCCTTTTATCGATGCTAAAATTATTCAATTATTATTAAAACATAGAAATTCTAGTAAAGTTGCCACTGCTATTAAGGGGGAAAGCAACCAATTTGTGGAGCCTTTAGTTACTATTTATGAACCTAAAGCGTATCCTATTCTGATGCAATATTTAGCACAAGGTTACTCTTGTCCGCGTAAAATGCTTATTAATTCTGATGTAGAAATTGTAGAAGTGGATAATGACTTTATCAGAAATATAAACACACCTGAAGAATATAAATCTGCAAAAAAGGAAATACGTAATTAA
- the moaC gene encoding cyclic pyranopterin monophosphate synthase MoaC, translating into MSDFSHLNKKNNPKMVNVSDKKITKRTAMAKATMFLGKEVISHFTNDELITKKGPVFQTAIIAGIQGVKKTSELIPMCHPLLINGVDIDIKIIDSENIEVICVVTIEGKTGVEMEALTGVNITCLTIYDMCKSIHQEMVIKEVRLLEKKGGKSDIKND; encoded by the coding sequence ATGAGTGATTTTAGTCATTTAAATAAGAAGAATAACCCTAAAATGGTCAATGTTTCCGACAAGAAAATCACCAAGCGAACAGCCATGGCGAAAGCAACCATGTTTTTAGGAAAAGAAGTGATTTCTCATTTTACAAATGATGAATTAATCACAAAAAAAGGCCCCGTTTTTCAGACAGCAATTATTGCTGGAATTCAGGGTGTAAAAAAGACATCAGAATTGATTCCTATGTGCCATCCATTATTAATTAATGGAGTAGATATTGATATAAAAATTATAGATTCTGAAAACATTGAAGTGATCTGTGTGGTTACTATTGAAGGAAAAACCGGTGTAGAAATGGAAGCCTTAACAGGCGTGAATATTACTTGTTTAACTATTTATGATATGTGTAAAAGCATCCATCAAGAAATGGTAATAAAAGAAGTAAGATTATTAGAGAAAAAAGGTGGAAAATCTGATATTAAAAATGATTAA
- a CDS encoding molybdopterin molybdotransferase MoeA, with product MISVAQALQTVLNSTQGFGVEEVPFLKSVGKVLKEDIVADRDFPPFNRVSMDGIAINHRFFEHGIIDFNVEGIQAAGAEQKTMTIDSNCMEVMTGAVLPINTDTVIRYEDVQIKNGIASINLNILELGKNIHSKGKDRIQGDLLIEKNTIISAAEIGVIATVGKATVKVAKTPKVIIVSTGDELVEVNENPLSHQIRRSNAFTLVSLLKKLGIKAKTSHIADDKEVLQQKIANYLKKYDVLIFSGAVSKGKFDFLPAVLAELKVEKLFHRITQRPGKPFWYGVKNNKPVFAFPGNPISTFVNCLAYFYPWYYKSVGIKVKEEMTILGEDVSFKPSLTYFLQVKLENKFGHLVAFPITGNGSGDLASLIKTDAFIQLPNDRVEFKKGEVFPILKYR from the coding sequence ATGATTTCAGTAGCACAAGCTTTACAAACCGTTTTAAATTCTACTCAAGGTTTTGGCGTAGAGGAAGTTCCTTTCTTAAAGTCAGTGGGTAAAGTATTAAAAGAAGATATTGTTGCAGATAGAGATTTCCCTCCATTCAATAGAGTCTCTATGGATGGCATTGCTATTAACCATCGTTTTTTTGAACATGGAATTATAGATTTTAACGTTGAAGGAATTCAGGCCGCAGGTGCTGAGCAGAAAACAATGACAATTGACAGTAATTGTATGGAAGTTATGACCGGAGCCGTGTTGCCCATTAACACAGATACTGTAATTCGTTATGAAGATGTCCAAATTAAGAACGGAATTGCTTCAATTAACCTTAATATTTTGGAGTTAGGAAAAAATATTCACTCCAAAGGGAAAGATAGAATTCAAGGAGATCTCCTAATTGAAAAGAATACAATAATTTCTGCTGCTGAAATTGGCGTTATTGCAACCGTTGGAAAAGCGACTGTAAAAGTTGCTAAAACTCCTAAAGTAATAATTGTTTCTACTGGCGATGAATTGGTCGAGGTCAATGAAAATCCATTGTCACATCAAATCAGAAGAAGTAATGCATTTACCCTAGTTTCTTTGTTGAAAAAATTAGGGATTAAAGCTAAGACTTCTCATATTGCTGACGATAAAGAAGTACTTCAACAAAAAATTGCAAACTATTTAAAGAAGTATGATGTTCTCATCTTTAGCGGAGCAGTAAGCAAAGGAAAATTTGATTTTTTGCCAGCAGTTTTAGCAGAACTCAAAGTAGAAAAATTATTTCATAGAATCACGCAAAGACCAGGTAAGCCTTTTTGGTATGGCGTTAAAAACAATAAACCTGTTTTTGCTTTTCCAGGAAATCCAATTTCGACTTTTGTAAATTGTTTAGCGTATTTTTATCCTTGGTATTATAAATCTGTAGGAATAAAAGTCAAGGAAGAAATGACTATTTTAGGAGAAGACGTCTCTTTTAAACCAAGTTTAACCTATTTTTTACAAGTAAAATTAGAAAATAAATTTGGCCATTTAGTTGCCTTTCCAATTACAGGAAATGGTTCTGGAGATTTAGCAAGTTTGATAAAAACAGATGCGTTTATTCAGTTACCAAATGATAGAGTTGAGTTTAAAAAAGGAGAGGTTTTTCCGATATTAAAATATAGATAA